One genomic window of Candidatus Pseudobacter hemicellulosilyticus includes the following:
- a CDS encoding TrkA family potassium uptake protein encodes MKFVVFGLGNFGAALSQQLVSLGHEVIGVDLRQELVDKYSNAITHTIMLDATNKEAIRELPLRDIDAAIVGIGENEGVTIMVTALLKQVGVKRIICRVTSPLQQVVLEAMNLEEFVYPESSSAERLAFRLDLPGVTNSYRLRDDYRMLEVQAPERYVGKTVESIRFGEKYKLVLVTITRNQTVKNIFGRDSVVPRSMGVVPAETVLLPGDDLLIFGTTNDLKSFVE; translated from the coding sequence ATGAAATTCGTAGTATTTGGATTGGGCAATTTTGGTGCGGCTTTGTCGCAGCAGCTGGTCAGCCTGGGCCATGAAGTGATAGGGGTTGACCTGCGGCAGGAGCTGGTAGACAAGTACAGCAATGCCATCACCCATACCATCATGCTGGATGCCACCAATAAGGAAGCCATCCGCGAATTACCCTTACGGGATATAGACGCAGCCATTGTGGGTATTGGGGAGAATGAAGGGGTGACCATCATGGTCACGGCCCTGCTGAAGCAGGTAGGCGTGAAGCGGATCATTTGCCGGGTCACTTCCCCTTTGCAGCAGGTGGTCCTGGAAGCCATGAACCTGGAAGAGTTTGTATACCCGGAGTCATCTTCGGCGGAGCGACTGGCATTCCGGCTGGACCTGCCGGGGGTAACCAATTCCTACCGGCTGCGTGACGATTACCGGATGCTGGAAGTCCAGGCGCCGGAGCGCTATGTAGGCAAAACGGTGGAATCAATACGTTTTGGGGAGAAGTATAAGCTGGTACTGGTGACCATTACCCGCAACCAGACGGTGAAGAATATCTTTGGAAGAGATTCAGTGGTGCCCAGGTCTATGGGCGTGGTGCCGGCGGAAACAGTATTGCTGCCCGGGGACGACCTGCTGATCTTTGGAACTACCAACGACCTCAAATCATTTGTAGAATAG
- a CDS encoding FecR domain-containing protein, which produces MPKQPIDYYIDRLTDGSISREEWLTLQSLLREPDHAAALDQLLDQQLLLLAEEHTTYEDVVARVQQGVGEQIAAESNPAGRPVHRIHFLRRWGWAAAVLLLIGAGGWFLLARTGSQPAPATAAVTDIAPGRDGAILTLEDGSQLVLDSLGNGIIASQQGTRVKLSNGQLAYDPGAGQTGNSSYNTMSTPRGRQFRLTLPDGTRVWLNAASSIRFPTSFTGPDRKVEISGEAYFEVAKNSRQPFLVSIAGSSLVEVLGTSFNVNAYVNEAQLVATLLEGSVKINNTLLKPGQQALVANKEIQLQRADTDKAVAWKNGLFNFDDCSFTEVMRQLERWYAIEVVYENGIPDIPLGGEMTRDLTLSQVLRNLSDVGVKFRLEQEKLVVTRQ; this is translated from the coding sequence ATGCCAAAGCAACCCATAGACTATTATATTGACCGCCTTACGGATGGCTCCATTTCCAGGGAAGAGTGGCTGACCCTGCAGTCCCTGCTCAGGGAACCAGACCATGCGGCGGCATTGGACCAATTGCTGGATCAGCAGCTGTTGCTGCTTGCAGAAGAGCATACCACCTATGAGGATGTGGTGGCAAGGGTACAGCAGGGAGTAGGGGAACAGATAGCTGCCGAAAGCAACCCGGCCGGCAGGCCTGTTCACCGTATACATTTCCTGCGCCGCTGGGGATGGGCCGCAGCCGTCTTGTTATTGATCGGCGCCGGCGGCTGGTTCCTCCTGGCCCGTACCGGCAGCCAGCCAGCGCCAGCCACTGCTGCTGTCACAGATATTGCACCTGGCAGGGATGGGGCTATCCTGACCCTGGAAGATGGCTCGCAGCTGGTGCTGGACAGCCTGGGCAATGGCATTATTGCCAGCCAGCAGGGCACCCGGGTGAAATTATCCAATGGCCAGCTGGCCTATGATCCCGGAGCAGGGCAGACCGGCAATAGCTCCTATAACACCATGAGTACGCCCCGTGGCCGGCAGTTCCGGCTCACGCTGCCCGATGGGACCCGTGTATGGCTCAATGCCGCCAGCTCCATTCGCTTTCCCACCAGCTTCACCGGGCCGGATCGCAAAGTGGAGATCAGTGGTGAAGCCTATTTTGAAGTGGCGAAGAACAGCCGCCAGCCATTCCTGGTCAGCATTGCCGGCAGCTCCCTGGTTGAAGTGCTGGGCACCAGCTTCAATGTAAATGCCTATGTCAATGAAGCGCAGCTGGTGGCTACCCTGCTGGAAGGCAGTGTAAAGATCAATAATACGCTCCTGAAACCAGGACAGCAGGCCCTTGTAGCCAATAAGGAAATACAACTGCAACGGGCTGATACAGACAAAGCAGTGGCCTGGAAGAACGGCCTGTTCAATTTTGACGATTGCTCCTTCACAGAAGTGATGCGCCAGCTGGAACGCTGGTATGCCATTGAAGTAGTGTATGAAAATGGTATTCCTGATATCCCGCTTGGCGGGGAAATGACCAGGGACCTGACCCTCTCGCAGGTGTTGCGTAACCTCAGCGATGTAGGTGTGAAGTTCAGGCTGGAACAGGAAAAACTGGTGGTTACCAGGCAATAA
- a CDS encoding sigma-70 family RNA polymerase sigma factor — protein MKNDLHTDQELFRLVANGDANAFSVLVARYTSVIYAQLLLYLKNAPRAEEATQDIFMSIWRNREKLPGMENFAGYVYVTTRNKLHTLIREKVLATVEPPEDRLHSVLAGPESVVQVKELQQAIHTGINLLPPRRKEVFQLSRLEHKSYEEIADQLGISRTAVKQHISAAMVFLRTYLQKELDLVILALLWYAVSFS, from the coding sequence GTGAAAAACGACTTACATACCGATCAGGAACTCTTTCGCCTGGTTGCCAATGGGGATGCAAATGCTTTCTCCGTCCTTGTGGCACGGTATACTTCCGTCATTTATGCGCAGCTGCTACTGTACCTCAAAAATGCTCCCCGGGCCGAAGAGGCCACCCAGGATATTTTCATGAGCATCTGGCGCAACCGGGAAAAGCTCCCCGGGATGGAGAATTTTGCAGGTTATGTTTATGTCACCACCCGCAATAAGCTGCATACACTGATCCGGGAAAAAGTACTGGCCACCGTAGAGCCGCCGGAAGACAGGCTCCATTCCGTCCTGGCAGGTCCTGAGTCCGTTGTCCAGGTCAAGGAGCTGCAACAGGCTATCCATACGGGCATCAACCTGCTGCCGCCACGCCGGAAAGAGGTCTTCCAGCTCAGCCGCCTGGAACATAAAAGTTATGAGGAGATCGCTGACCAGCTGGGGATCTCGCGGACAGCAGTCAAACAGCATATCTCTGCCGCCATGGTATTTTTAAGGACCTACCTGCAAAAAGAGCTGGACCTGGTGATCCTGGCCTTGCTTTGGTATGCCGTTTCCTTTTCCTGA
- a CDS encoding potassium transporter TrkG — translation MQQGYFLTRFLKRLRRHAMNACSWLIPGLLLPAALLLLYDIGFNPFETNNPVINYWVLVLLRWVTFGMCLRWVLSLGEPQRKRSRILSLLVWMLVAYFYLILLPNKMLSTHFDSNNYLLIKSVLYGGIFMVFIMEASLVFQFIYKKATNPAFLFVISFLLLVLLGALLLMLPNATVRGLRLTDALFMATSTVCVTGLTVVDIAREFTGFGQVILLLLIQAGGLGIMTFTGILSHALAGSISLRNELAFRDLFRGSRIGSVIRLVYRIVLVTFLFEALGAVGIYLSLDSSLFERDLDKWFFSIFHAVSAFCNAGISTLPNGLHEEAFRFNYSFQLLLTLLIILGGLGFAILFNLYSYMEIRLTNAWWRLRGLGKRTYIPRLININSRLALVTTSILLVAGFLAYWAFERAGTLQQHPGLWGKLVTCLFGAVTPRSAGFNTVDLTGLTLPMIMVYLLLMWIGASPGSTGGGIKTTTFGVAVLNMVSVIRGRDRVEFYRSEISQRSVRRSFTIILLSFLFMGIAVFLLSIQDGDKGLVQIAFEAFSAYSTVGLTLGITHELSDLSRMVLVFTMFIGRVGALTLLMAFVRQSRQLYYRYPQEEIFY, via the coding sequence GTGCAGCAAGGTTACTTCCTGACCCGTTTTTTGAAACGGTTACGGCGTCATGCCATGAATGCGTGCAGCTGGCTGATACCTGGATTGCTGTTGCCGGCAGCTTTATTGCTCCTTTACGATATTGGGTTCAATCCTTTTGAGACCAATAATCCCGTTATCAATTACTGGGTGCTGGTCCTCCTGCGCTGGGTCACTTTCGGGATGTGCCTGCGCTGGGTATTATCATTGGGTGAGCCGCAGCGGAAAAGAAGTCGCATCCTCTCCCTGCTGGTCTGGATGCTGGTAGCCTATTTTTACCTGATCCTGCTGCCCAACAAAATGCTGTCCACGCATTTTGATTCCAACAATTACCTGCTGATCAAATCGGTCCTGTACGGTGGCATCTTCATGGTCTTTATCATGGAGGCGTCGCTGGTATTCCAGTTCATCTATAAAAAAGCGACCAACCCTGCCTTTCTTTTCGTGATCAGCTTCCTCTTGCTGGTATTACTGGGTGCTTTGCTCCTGATGCTGCCCAATGCTACGGTGCGGGGCTTACGGTTGACCGACGCCCTGTTCATGGCTACCAGTACGGTCTGTGTCACGGGCTTAACGGTGGTGGATATAGCACGCGAGTTCACCGGTTTTGGGCAGGTGATCCTGCTGCTGCTGATCCAGGCAGGTGGGCTGGGCATTATGACCTTTACAGGTATCCTGAGCCATGCGCTGGCAGGAAGTATCTCGCTGCGCAATGAGCTGGCCTTCCGCGACCTGTTCCGCGGCAGCCGCATCGGCAGTGTGATCAGACTCGTGTACCGCATAGTGCTGGTCACCTTCCTGTTTGAGGCCCTGGGGGCTGTGGGCATCTATTTATCGCTGGACAGTAGTCTCTTTGAACGCGACCTGGACAAATGGTTCTTCAGTATCTTCCATGCCGTATCGGCCTTTTGCAATGCGGGCATCTCCACCTTGCCGAATGGATTGCATGAAGAAGCATTCCGGTTTAATTATTCTTTCCAGTTGTTACTGACGCTGCTGATCATATTGGGTGGATTGGGTTTTGCCATCCTGTTCAACCTTTACTCGTATATGGAGATCAGGCTCACCAATGCCTGGTGGCGGTTAAGAGGCCTGGGCAAGCGTACCTATATTCCCCGGCTTATCAATATCAATTCCCGGCTGGCCCTGGTGACCACCAGCATCCTGCTGGTAGCGGGTTTCCTGGCCTACTGGGCTTTTGAACGGGCAGGCACTTTGCAGCAGCATCCTGGTTTATGGGGCAAGCTGGTGACCTGCCTCTTCGGCGCTGTAACGCCGCGCAGTGCAGGGTTCAATACCGTGGACCTTACAGGCCTGACCCTGCCTATGATCATGGTGTACCTGCTGCTGATGTGGATCGGTGCTTCGCCGGGTTCTACGGGTGGTGGGATCAAGACCACTACTTTTGGGGTGGCCGTGCTGAATATGGTGAGTGTGATCAGGGGAAGGGACAGGGTAGAGTTCTATAGATCGGAGATCTCGCAGCGTTCGGTGAGGCGGTCCTTTACCATCATATTGCTGAGCTTCCTGTTCATGGGGATAGCAGTATTCCTGCTGTCCATCCAGGATGGCGACAAGGGGCTGGTGCAGATTGCCTTTGAAGCGTTCTCGGCCTATAGTACGGTGGGGCTCACTTTGGGTATCACGCATGAGTTGTCGGACCTGAGCCGCATGGTGCTGGTATTTACCATGTTCATCGGCAGGGTGGGCGCCCTGACCTTGTTGATGGCATTTGTACGGCAGAGCCGGCAATTGTATTATCGGTATCCGCAGGAAGAAATATTCTATTAA